A segment of the Bacillota bacterium genome:
GCGGGAGGTCTTTGAGGCGCAGGGCGTGGAAGTCTACTACCGCCAGGTAGACATATTGCGTGCCCGGGCCCTTTTCGACCTCGGTAGGCATGAGGAGGCGCTTTCTCTATACGAAGCCTCTCTGGAGTGTGGGATTCGCCACAAGGTCCCAGACATGATCTTCCCGTCTCTCTACGGGCGCGGTTGCGTCCTTGCCCGGTGCCTTCCCGAGCAGGCATATCGGGAGTTCGAAGCTTCGATAGACGAAATAGAAGGCATCCGTCTGGGCCTGGACAGGGATAGGCTGAAGACCGGATTCGTGTCAGACAAGATGCAGGTATACGACGCCATGATCTCTCTCTGCTTGAGGACCGGGCGGATCAGGTCCGCCCTGGATTACGTAGACCGAGCGAAAGCCCAGTCGATGCGAGATCTCATGGCCTGCGGACGCATGCACGGACACGACATCCGTCTGGGGAGCCTCGAGCGTCTCACGGCGGACGGAGCCTTGATCGAATACTGGGTATCCGGCGACAGAGTGATCGTGTTCGCCCTCACCGCGGACGATCTGTTCGTTCACGACGACCCGACCGCCGCCCGGAGTCTGGCCCAGGCAGCGGCGTGGGTCTCGCACGACATGTGGATCATGGAGACATCCACCCCCGACTTCATCCGCCGGAACCTGAGCCAGCTTGTCTCTTCGTTTCAGGAGCACTCGCGATGCCTGTACGAGACGCTCTTCGCCCCTCTCCGGTGCAGGCTTCCTGGGGTGAGCCGGCTGTTCATCGTCCCTCATGGCCCTCTCCACTATCTCCCTTTCCACGCCCTCTTCGACGGCAGCCGCTACCTTGCTGACTCTTACGAGGTCTGCTACGGTCCAAGCGGGCGGATTCTGAGTTCGTGCATGGCTTCCGAGAAACGAGCAATGAGAAGCTGCCTGGTAGTGGGTGTACCTGGGGATGACCTTCCGTTCGTTCAGGCGGAATGTGAAGCAGTGGCGAAGTGTTTCGGCGAAGCCTCCCTCGTGCTCTCTGGGGAAGAAGCGACGAGAGAGCGAGTTCTCAACTCGTGCGGCAGCTTCGACGTTATCCATCTGGCAGGGCACGGGGCTTTCCGGGGCGACAACCCAATGTTCTCCGGAATAGCACTCCACGATTCGGACATCACTGCGTCGGACGTGATGGGGCTTGCGCTCTCCGCGTCCCTCGTCACTCTATCCGCCTGCGACTCAGGCAGAGCGAGAGTCCTCTCCGGCGACGAACATCTCGGGTTCGTGCGCGGGTTTTTCCAGGCGGGAGTATCCTCTCTCGTGGTGAGTCTGTGGAAGGTGAATGATGAGTCCGCGAGCATGCTTGTGGGGAGGTTCTATGAAGGGGTTCGAGCAGGCCTCCCTGTGGGGAAGTCCCTGCGCAGCGCGGAGCTCTCAGTGAAAGAGGAGCTTTCCCACCCGTACTACTGGGCGCCGTTCGTCCTCATCGGGGATCCGGGGTAATCAGGGCAACCGCCTCCACGTGGGAGGTGTTCGGGAACATGTCCAACGGCTGCACGGACCTCGTCCGATACCCCAGCTCGTTCAGGAAACCCAGGTCTCTGGCGAGCGTCTCGGGATCACACGATACGTACACCGCGCGGGACGGCTTCATCTCCGCTGTAGCAACAAGGACCTCCCTATCGCATCCTGCCCGCGGGGGATCCAGAACCACCACATCGGGCTTGAGGCCACGGGCCATCAAGTCACCGAGGATCGTTTCGGCGCGTCCCGCGATGAACTGGGCGTTGCCAACCCTGTTGGCGCGGGCGTTCACCCGCGCGTCCCGCACCGCCTCCTGCACCGCCTCCACACCCACCACATGCGCACAATCCCCCGCAAGGCAGATGGACATGAGTCCCGTGCCACAGTACACATCGAGCAAGGTCTCGGTGCCTGTGAGTGACGCGCTGGCTTCGACCGTATCGACCAGCCGCTCCGTCTGAGCCAGGTTTACCTGAAAGAAAGACTCCGCCGAGATGATGAACCGCCGGTCCCTCACGCACTCCGTGATAGTCTCCCGGCCGTGGAGGAGTGAAGCTCGCCCGAGCCAGTTAGCTCCCTTTCGCGCAGGAGAGACCGCGACATGCACAGAGACGATACTGGCCTTCAGATGTGCGAGGCTCCGTGCGACCGCATCAAACCCAGACAAGTCCCGAGAGGCAGTCACGAGGATGACCATCACTTCTTTGGTGCATGAGGAGACTCTCACCGCAGCATGGTGCAGGCTTTCGGGGCCTACCCGGATCCCTGACCCTTCGGGGCTGTTCAGGACCTTGCGGAGAAGCTGGCCGGCCTCATTCACTTCCCCCATCGCAAGCCCGCATAGGTCCACGTCCACCACCAGGTGTGTGCCTGCCGGCCTGAACCCCACAACCCTGGTCCCGTCCGCTTTCTCGTCCAGTGCGAACTGGACGCGATTGCGGTACCCATCGATAACCGGCGCAGGCAGACACGGTGCGACGTCGACATCTGCAATGTGCCCGATCCGTCGGAAGGCCTCGCGAACTCTTCGAGTCTTGAACGAGAGTTGGGCATGGTAAGCCACGTGCCGGAGTTGACATCCGCCGCACCTGCCGAAAGAGGGACACCCGGGGTCCACCCGAACCTCTGACGCCCTCTCAACCGAGACCAACTTAGCCACGGCGAAAGTCCTGCGCACCTCTGAAACCCGGACCAGTGCCAGGTCCCCCGGAACTGTGCCCGGAACGAACACCGCGAGTCCGTCCGCCCGCCCCACCCCGGCGCCATCGTGGGCAACCCCGGTCACCTCGACTGAAACGACATCTCCGGGCACGAGAGGAGCTCTGACTCTCGCCAAGAGACCACCTCCAGATGAGCTGGAAAGCGCGGCTGAACCCCGCACCGCGAGGCGATGCGAGGTCCAGCCTTGAAGCCAACGGCTTTTCACGTGGGTTACGCCATGGCCTGTTCGAGGGGGACATACTCCATCTCGTGCGCCTCCGCTACAGCCTTGTATGTCACAACCCCGTTTATCACATTCACGCCCTTCGCGAGCGCTCGATCCTCGCGGATCGCAGCGGCATAACCCTGGCTGGCGATCCGGACTGCATACGGCAGCGTTGCGTTGGTCAGGGCGAAAGTGGACGTGCGCGCAACCGCCCCAGGCATGTTTGCGACAGAGTAGTGGACAACCCCGTGTTTTACGTACACCGGGTTGGAGTGGGTGGTCGGGTGATCAACCGTCTCGACGCACCCACCCTGGTCAATCGCGACGTCCACTATGACTGACCCGGGTTTCATCGTCTTGACCATGTCCTCCGACACGAGCCTCGGAGCCTTCGCACCGGGGATGAGGACGCCGCCTATCAGGAGATCAGCGGACTTGACAGCCTCAGCGATGTTGTATGTGTTGGACATCAAGGTCTCCACAGTGCCTCTGAATATGTCATCCAGGTAACGCAGGCGGTCGGCGGCTTTGTCGAGTATCGTCACACGCGCGCCCATGCCCACCGCCATCTTGGCGGCGTTGGTCCCGACCGTCCCTCCACCGATGATGACAACCTCGGCCGGGGGCACACCGGGCACTCCACCTAGGAGCATACCTCTGCCCCCGTGAACCTTCTCGAGAAAATGCGCACCAACCTGGACGGACATCCGACCTGCAACTTCGCTCATGGGAGTGAGGAGAGGCAAGGACCCGTTGTCCAGCTGGATGGTTTCGTACGCTATGGAGACGATCTTCTTCCTCATGAGCATGCGGGTAAGCTCGGGCTCAGGGGCAAGATGCAGGTACGTGAAGAGGATCTGCCCTTCGCGGAACAAGTCATACTCGGCGGGCAGCGGCTCCTTGACCTTCATGATCATCTCTGCCTCGGCAAAGACGTCATGTGCCGTCGGAGCGATCCTGGCCCCCGCTGAGATATACTCCTCGTCCGATACTCCGCTTCCAACCCCGCCGCCCTTCTCGACTATCACTGTGTGCCCGAACTTCACGAGTTCAGCCACACCGGCCGGAGTAATAGCTATCCGGTTTTCGTTGTCCTTAATCTCCTTGGGAACGCCGACTATCATTGAATCCTACCCCCTATGTCCGCCCGGGCATTATCCAGATTCGGATAGTTCATTTCGTCACCAAGTCCGAGTTACCTTCCGGTTCCCTCTGCAAGCCTCTCTCGGAGGATCCTGTTGGTTGCCTCCGGGTTCGCACGTCCTCTGGTTTCTTTCATGACCTGCCCTACCAGGAAGGTCAATGCCTTCTCCTTGCCACCACGGAAGTCAGAAACCGGACCTGGGTTGGCCGCGATCACCTTATCAACCACAGCCACCAGCTGTGCTTCATCGCTGATCTGCACCAGTCCTCGTTCCCGGACTATCTCCTCTGGACTTCTACCTGTGCCGAAGATGTCCTCCAGGACGGACTTCGCGATCTTCCCGCTGATTCGTCCAGTCTTGATCAGCGAAAGCGTCTCGACAAGGTGGGAAGGGCGAACCGGGCAAGACTCGAAGTCTCCTCCCGAAGCGTTCAAAGCCGCGGACAGCTCCCCCAGCATCCATTTGGCGATCTCCCGGGCGTCACCGCCCAAGCCAACGGCCTCCTCGAAGAACCTGGTCATGGCCGGGGAATCTGCTATCAGGCCCGCGTCATACTCGGGGATTCCGAGCTCCCGCACGTATCTCCCGCGCCTCGCGTCTGGCAGCTCCGGCATAGACTCTCGGATGGACTCGACCCACTCCCGCCCGATTTCGAGCGGCACGAGGTCAGGCTCTGGGAAGTACCGGTAGTCATGGGCTTCCTCCTTGCCCCTCATCCTTACCGTCTCACCGCGCTCGTCGTCCCAGTG
Coding sequences within it:
- a CDS encoding CHAT domain-containing protein codes for the protein MATYSREEELERLLSEGRAREVLVLASELEAQYRAAGDKPGVAAAQLVVAQAYSQLSQFDEAISSYRTAQRVFQSIGSAEQAARADMGLGDVFLARTDYSSAFECYSKAGTAFRALGLVRDLLMSRLREAQALMFSGDFDRSLSLAIECRQNALDARDDAAVAKADKIRGTVLWYQDEYQSALTALEQARSRFNALGMVKDAAACDNNMALIYWKLNLHQEALDLFVRARGAMAAAGMRMEAATVDLNIGLVSMSMRNYEDALTHLESSDAVFRELGVRAKSAWARYYRAKIHLELGQPEEALTLLDAAREVFEAQGVEVYYRQVDILRARALFDLGRHEEALSLYEASLECGIRHKVPDMIFPSLYGRGCVLARCLPEQAYREFEASIDEIEGIRLGLDRDRLKTGFVSDKMQVYDAMISLCLRTGRIRSALDYVDRAKAQSMRDLMACGRMHGHDIRLGSLERLTADGALIEYWVSGDRVIVFALTADDLFVHDDPTAARSLAQAAAWVSHDMWIMETSTPDFIRRNLSQLVSSFQEHSRCLYETLFAPLRCRLPGVSRLFIVPHGPLHYLPFHALFDGSRYLADSYEVCYGPSGRILSSCMASEKRAMRSCLVVGVPGDDLPFVQAECEAVAKCFGEASLVLSGEEATRERVLNSCGSFDVIHLAGHGAFRGDNPMFSGIALHDSDITASDVMGLALSASLVTLSACDSGRARVLSGDEHLGFVRGFFQAGVSSLVVSLWKVNDESASMLVGRFYEGVRAGLPVGKSLRSAELSVKEELSHPYYWAPFVLIGDPG
- the ald gene encoding alanine dehydrogenase, whose product is MIVGVPKEIKDNENRIAITPAGVAELVKFGHTVIVEKGGGVGSGVSDEEYISAGARIAPTAHDVFAEAEMIMKVKEPLPAEYDLFREGQILFTYLHLAPEPELTRMLMRKKIVSIAYETIQLDNGSLPLLTPMSEVAGRMSVQVGAHFLEKVHGGRGMLLGGVPGVPPAEVVIIGGGTVGTNAAKMAVGMGARVTILDKAADRLRYLDDIFRGTVETLMSNTYNIAEAVKSADLLIGGVLIPGAKAPRLVSEDMVKTMKPGSVIVDVAIDQGGCVETVDHPTTHSNPVYVKHGVVHYSVANMPGAVARTSTFALTNATLPYAVRIASQGYAAAIREDRALAKGVNVINGVVTYKAVAEAHEMEYVPLEQAMA
- the rlmD gene encoding 23S rRNA (uracil(1939)-C(5))-methyltransferase RlmD, which translates into the protein MARVRAPLVPGDVVSVEVTGVAHDGAGVGRADGLAVFVPGTVPGDLALVRVSEVRRTFAVAKLVSVERASEVRVDPGCPSFGRCGGCQLRHVAYHAQLSFKTRRVREAFRRIGHIADVDVAPCLPAPVIDGYRNRVQFALDEKADGTRVVGFRPAGTHLVVDVDLCGLAMGEVNEAGQLLRKVLNSPEGSGIRVGPESLHHAAVRVSSCTKEVMVILVTASRDLSGFDAVARSLAHLKASIVSVHVAVSPARKGANWLGRASLLHGRETITECVRDRRFIISAESFFQVNLAQTERLVDTVEASASLTGTETLLDVYCGTGLMSICLAGDCAHVVGVEAVQEAVRDARVNARANRVGNAQFIAGRAETILGDLMARGLKPDVVVLDPPRAGCDREVLVATAEMKPSRAVYVSCDPETLARDLGFLNELGYRTRSVQPLDMFPNTSHVEAVALITPDPR